ATTAACTGCATGATTTAGAAATTCTTCTACATTTAATTTTAGATATTTTCTTTTTAGGCCTTCCAGAATATTTTTTGCTTCTTCTATAGTTCTTGCTGTAATTTTTATATTTATTTTTTCTCCTGTTACTTTTTGGACAACTTTAGGATCTTTTAAATGAAATTTACCGTCAGATGTGACTTTGAATTTTTCTCCAGTTTTTATTTTTTCAACGATGATTGGTTGTGGTTCGCCAACCTCTCTATCAATATTCAAAACATTACAGATAAAATTAAATTGTTTTGCAAATTCTGAATCAGATGTAGCTCCAAAATCTGAATTACATGTTTTACATAATAAATCTAGTGATTTTAGTCTTCCGCCGATTGAATTGGGAAGAATATGTTCTTTTGATTGATTTTGTTCATTTATTTCATTATGACAAATATAGCAGATTCTCATTTAATTATTTTAAAATATTAAATTTTATGGCATTGCACATAACGAACTAGTGTTAACGAAGTTTCCCGCCCTGAGCCTGCGTAGTAGGCGTTAGGATAGCGGGAAATTTGCCGAAGGCCGAACGAGGGCGGCAGTCCCGAAGTGAAGCGTTAAGACGCTGTTATACGCAGTTGGTCCGTAAAGTAAAAGATATAGATACGAAGTATCACAAAAGTGAAGCGCGCAAATTTCTTCTTTTTTCCGTGAATCATTGAATTTGCATTAAAATCAAGAGAAGCCATCGGGTAAGTTATGCACCAACATTTAGTATTTTTACTTCTTCGTTTTAAATTTGCGCGCTGTTTTTTTCTATTTATTCTACCAATTGCGTATAACGAACTAGTCTTCCCGAATTTCCCTGTAGCCGAGCCTCCGAAGGAGGCGTTGGCGTCGGCGCGACTTGTTGCGAAGCAAGAAGCGTGCCGGAAGGGAATTTGCCGTAGGCCGAGTGAGGCCTTGTGCCGAAACGTAGCGGGAAGACGCTGTTATGCGTAGTGTTTTTTTATTACTATTATTCCGAGATGTTATATAGATAATACTCTTCGTATTTCTTTCTCTTAGATTGTACGGCTTAAAAATATTTATAAAATTTAATGATTAGAAAAGAAATGTTTTTTTTATTAAATTTATTTTTAAGATTTTGTTTTCTAGAATTATTTTTAATTAAATTTGTAGTTCTTTTTATTTAAAGTCGATATTTTAAATGGAAAAGGAAATAAGTTAAATTTGAGATATGTTGTCCCCAATGATGCATGTAACCTGATTTAAAATGCCATAAAGCATTATCACTAGATGTATTTTCAAAAAACCATACAATTTCTTTAAAATCTTTTACTAAGTCTGTTAAATCATCATATGGATCTACTTGTATTATTTTATTTTCCTGGGATTCAATTGTAACATCATATACTGTATTGTAGGCTTTAAATTCTGGAAAGTTCATTTCTATTTTTTTCCTAACTTCCCAATAATCTAAATTCGGCGGGTCAGGGTATACTGAATTATCTAAATTATAGTCAGTTTCATAATATAAGGAATGTATTCGTAAAAGTTGTCCCATTAGGATATCAGCTTTATCGTTTTCACTTAATATATGGTCGCTCCATTTTACAAATTCTTTGAGATTAATTAGTAATTTTGCGTTCATAAAAAATTTT
The nucleotide sequence above comes from Leptospira congkakensis. Encoded proteins:
- a CDS encoding DUF5063 domain-containing protein, which translates into the protein MNAKLLINLKEFVKWSDHILSENDKADILMGQLLRIHSLYYETDYNLDNSVYPDPPNLDYWEVRKKIEMNFPEFKAYNTVYDVTIESQENKIIQVDPYDDLTDLVKDFKEIVWFFENTSSDNALWHFKSGYMHHWGQHISNLTYFLFHLKYRL